One Pelodiscus sinensis isolate JC-2024 chromosome 24, ASM4963464v1, whole genome shotgun sequence DNA segment encodes these proteins:
- the DEDD gene encoding death effector domain-containing protein, with product MDTLKRSRAQAWPEETGDREHGLYSLHRMFDIVGTHLTHRDVRVLSFLFVDVIDDYERGMIRSGRDFLLALERQGRCDETNFRQVLQLLRIITRHDLLPYVTLKRRRAVCPDLVDKYLEETSIRYVMPRAHSDTEHGLAHPHKSVPPHHPVVCRSSAGPQICSKRPGRGRALLSSQHKRRKSMTPDPKEKQTCDIRLRVRAEYCQHETALQGNVFSNKQDPLERQFERFNQANTILKSRDLGSIICDIKFSELTYLDAFWRDYINGSLLEALKGVFITDSLKQAVGHEAIKLLVNVDEEDYEVGRQKLLRNLMLHTAP from the exons ATGGACACCTTGAAACGGAGTCGAGCACAAGCCTGGCCGGAGGAGACGGGGGACAGGGAGCACGGACTCTATAGTTTGCACCGCATGTTTGACATTGTGGGCACTCACCTGACCCACCGGGACGTACGTGTGTTGTCCTTTCTCTTTGTGGATGTGATTGATGACTATGAGAGGGGGATGATCCGCAGCGGCCGGGACTTCCTGTTGGCCCTAGAAAGGCAGGGCCGCTGTGATGAGACCAACTTCCGCCAGGTGCTGCAGCTACTGAGGATTATCACGCGCCATGACCTCTTGCCCTATGTCACACTGAAGAGGAGAAGGGCTG TGTGTCCAGACCTTGTAGACAAGTACTTGGAAGAGACATCCATTCGTTACGTGATGCCCCGAGCTCACAGCGACACAGAACATGGTCTCGCCCACCCCCACAAATCAG TGCCTCCGCATCACCCTGTGGTCTGCCGCTCCTCTGCTGGCCCTCAGATATGTTCCAAGAGGCCTGGCCGTGGGAGAGCCCTGCTCAGCAGCCAGCATAAGAGGAGGAAGTCAATGACGCCGGATCCTAAAGAGAAACAGACTTGTG ATATCCGCCTGCGAGTCCGAGCCGAGTACTGCCAGCACGAGACGGCACTCCAGGGCAACGTCTTCTCCAACAAGCAGGACCCCCTGGAGCGGCAGTTTGAGCGCTTCAACCAGGCCAACACCATCTTAAAATCCCGGGACCTGGGCTCTATCATCTGTGACATAAAATTCTCAGAGCTCACCTACCTCGACGCCTTCTGGCGCGACTACATAAACGGCTCTTTGCTGGAGGCCCTCAAGGGCGTCTTCATCACGGACTCGCTCAAGCAAGCCGTGGGCCACGAGGCCATCAAGCTGCTGGTCAATGTGGACGAGGAGGATTACGAGGTCGGGCGCCAGAAACTCCTGCGGAACTTGATGCTGCACACGGCCCCTTGA